A single window of Cyanobium sp. AMD-g DNA harbors:
- a CDS encoding NAD-dependent epimerase codes for MTRGPLLVTGVAGFIGGAVAEELLARGERVIGLDNLNAYYDPALKQARLERLERLAPTGAFRFHRLDLVDSEGVAALFAAERPTRVLHLAAQAGVRHSIDNPSLYIQSNLVGFATILEACRHGAVDHLVYASSSSIYGGNRHMPFSEQDPVNHPVSLYAATKKANELMAHTYSHLYGLPATGLRFFTVYGPWGRPDMAPMLFAKAILAGDPIRVFNHGRMERDFTYIDDIVEGVIRCLDKPATADPGFDPLHPNPATAAAPHRIFNIGNAQPVALLQFIALLERALGRPAIMDLQPMQPGDVPATAADTTALAAWVGFRPSTPIEAGIERFAAWFKPFHGG; via the coding sequence GTGACACGGGGTCCTCTTCTCGTCACAGGGGTCGCCGGCTTCATCGGGGGAGCTGTGGCCGAGGAGCTCCTGGCCCGTGGAGAGCGGGTGATCGGCCTGGACAACCTCAACGCCTACTACGACCCAGCCCTGAAGCAGGCGCGGCTGGAGAGGCTTGAGCGTCTGGCCCCCACGGGGGCTTTCCGCTTCCATCGCCTCGACCTGGTGGACTCTGAAGGGGTCGCGGCACTGTTCGCCGCCGAGCGGCCCACCCGGGTGCTGCATCTGGCCGCCCAGGCGGGCGTCCGCCATTCGATCGACAACCCGTCGCTTTACATCCAGAGCAACCTGGTGGGCTTTGCCACGATCCTCGAAGCCTGCCGCCATGGGGCCGTGGACCATCTTGTGTACGCGTCGAGCAGTTCGATTTACGGCGGCAACCGCCACATGCCGTTCTCTGAGCAGGATCCGGTCAACCATCCGGTCAGCCTGTACGCGGCCACCAAGAAGGCCAACGAGCTGATGGCCCACACCTACAGCCATCTCTATGGGTTGCCGGCCACCGGGCTGCGCTTCTTCACCGTTTATGGCCCCTGGGGGCGGCCTGACATGGCGCCGATGCTGTTTGCCAAGGCGATCCTGGCTGGCGACCCGATCCGGGTGTTCAACCACGGCCGCATGGAACGGGATTTCACTTACATCGATGACATCGTCGAAGGGGTGATCCGCTGCCTCGACAAACCCGCCACGGCGGATCCCGGCTTTGACCCGCTGCATCCCAACCCGGCCACCGCCGCCGCCCCGCACCGGATCTTCAACATCGGCAATGCCCAGCCGGTGGCCCTGCTGCAGTTCATCGCCCTGCTGGAGCGGGCCCTCGGACGCCCCGCGATCATGGATCTGCAGCCCATGCAGCCCGGCGACGTGCCGGCCACTGCGGCCGACACCACGGCCCTGGCGGCCTGGGTGGGGTTCCGCCCTTCCACCCCGATCGAGGCGGGGATCGAGCGTTTCGCCGCCTGGTTCAAGCCGTTCCACGGCGGCTGA
- the psbE gene encoding cytochrome b559 subunit alpha: MAAGSTGERPFFEIITSIRYWVIHAVTLPAIFLAGFMFVSTGLAYDAFGTPRPDAYFQAQETKAPVVSQRYEGKSSLDLRLQEP; the protein is encoded by the coding sequence ATGGCTGCCGGCTCCACAGGGGAACGCCCGTTCTTCGAGATCATCACAAGCATCCGCTACTGGGTCATCCATGCGGTGACACTGCCGGCCATCTTCCTGGCGGGCTTCATGTTCGTGTCCACCGGCCTGGCCTACGACGCCTTCGGCACGCCCCGTCCGGATGCCTACTTCCAGGCCCAGGAAACCAAGGCTCCCGTTGTGAGCCAGCGTTACGAGGGCAAGAGCAGCCTTGATCTGCGCCTCCAGGAACCATGA
- a CDS encoding photosynthesis system II assembly factor Ycf48 — MPAPLPALPAVLRPLRPLLSLALSLVLAFGLTGCVTTGLPTAAASPWQSVPLDTRSNPLDVAFTNADHGFLVGSNRLIMETDDGGASWQERALDLPEEENFRLISIDFRGDEGWIVGQPGLLLHSDDAGKSWSRLLLDTKLPGEPYLVTAQGPKSAELATNVGAVYRTSDAGSSWQALVGDAAGAIRDLRRSPEGDYVSVSSLGNFFATWEPGQPAWQVHQRVSSQRLQSMGFQPDGHLWMVARGAQLRFDGDPSTAETTESGDWSKPVIPITNGYGYLDMAWDPRGAIWTGGGNGTLLVSNDSGASWQRDPVGSEQPTNFSRIVFAPGGKGFVLGERGVLLRWVG; from the coding sequence ATGCCTGCGCCCCTCCCTGCCCTGCCGGCCGTCCTGCGCCCGCTGCGCCCCCTGCTCAGCCTGGCCCTGTCGCTGGTGCTCGCCTTCGGTCTGACGGGCTGCGTCACCACGGGCCTGCCCACGGCGGCCGCCAGCCCGTGGCAGTCGGTTCCCCTGGACACCCGCTCCAACCCCCTCGACGTCGCCTTCACCAACGCCGACCACGGCTTCCTGGTGGGCAGCAACCGGTTGATCATGGAAACCGACGACGGCGGAGCCAGCTGGCAGGAGCGGGCCCTCGATCTGCCCGAGGAGGAGAACTTCCGCCTGATCAGCATCGATTTCAGGGGCGATGAGGGCTGGATCGTGGGCCAGCCGGGCCTGCTGCTGCACAGCGACGATGCCGGCAAGAGCTGGAGCCGGCTGCTGCTCGACACCAAGCTCCCGGGTGAGCCGTACCTGGTCACGGCCCAGGGGCCGAAAAGCGCCGAGCTGGCCACCAACGTGGGCGCCGTGTACCGCACCAGCGATGCCGGCTCCAGCTGGCAGGCCCTGGTGGGTGACGCCGCCGGCGCCATCCGTGACCTGCGCCGCAGCCCCGAGGGCGACTACGTGAGCGTCAGCAGCCTCGGAAACTTCTTCGCCACCTGGGAACCGGGCCAGCCCGCCTGGCAGGTGCATCAGCGCGTCAGCAGCCAGCGGCTGCAGTCGATGGGATTCCAGCCCGACGGCCATCTCTGGATGGTGGCCCGGGGTGCCCAGCTGCGCTTCGACGGTGACCCCAGCACCGCCGAGACCACCGAGAGCGGCGACTGGAGCAAGCCCGTGATCCCGATCACCAACGGCTACGGCTACCTCGACATGGCCTGGGATCCCCGCGGCGCCATCTGGACCGGCGGCGGCAACGGCACCCTGCTGGTGAGCAACGATTCCGGCGCCAGCTGGCAGCGGGATCCGGTGGGCAGCGAACAGCCCACCAACTTCTCGCGGATCGTCTTCGCCCCCGGCGGCAAGGGCTTCGTCCTGGGCGAGCGGGGCGTGCTGCTGCGCTGGGTCGGCTGA
- a CDS encoding photosystem II reaction center protein L, which translates to MQRNPNPNNLPVELNRTSLYLGLLFVFVIGILFSSYFFN; encoded by the coding sequence ATGCAGCGCAATCCCAACCCCAACAACCTGCCGGTCGAACTGAACCGCACCAGCCTTTACCTGGGCCTGCTGTTCGTGTTCGTCATCGGCATCCTCTTCTCCAGCTACTTCTTCAACTGA
- the hisS gene encoding histidine--tRNA ligase, whose translation MKPLQSLRGMVDLLPGQTPFWQRIEATARDHFRLAAVEEIRTPLLEVTELFARGIGEATDVVGKEMYSFQDRGERHCTLRPEGTASVVRAAIQHGLVAQGPQRLWYGGPMFRYERPQAGRQRQFHQIGLEFLGHGDPRSDVEAIAIAWDLLMDLGVGGLSLELNSLGSADDRRCYRAELVGWLEAHRERLDPDSQQRISTNPLRVLDSKNPETQALLAGAPTLADALSGESHERFLRVRQGLEALAIPFELNPRLVRGLDYYGHTAFEITSSQLGAQATVCGGGRYDGLVEQLGGPPTPAVGWALGMERLVLLLSQAEQGEGAGQRPAAAPDLYVVSRGVAGEAYAMRLARHCRHRPGEPLAVQVDLSGAGFDKQLKRARRSGARWALLLGDEEAANGSVRLMPLAARPGDGGTGQTDRHMSETEFLALSLDQLNG comes from the coding sequence TTGAAACCGCTCCAGAGCCTGCGGGGCATGGTTGACCTGCTGCCCGGTCAGACCCCCTTCTGGCAGCGGATCGAAGCCACCGCCCGGGACCACTTCCGCCTGGCCGCTGTTGAAGAGATCCGCACGCCGCTGCTGGAGGTGACCGAGTTGTTCGCCCGGGGCATCGGTGAGGCCACCGACGTGGTGGGCAAGGAGATGTACAGCTTCCAGGATCGGGGCGAGCGCCACTGCACCCTGCGGCCAGAGGGCACCGCCTCGGTGGTGCGGGCCGCCATCCAGCACGGCCTGGTGGCCCAGGGGCCCCAGCGGCTCTGGTATGGCGGCCCGATGTTCCGCTATGAGCGTCCCCAGGCCGGCCGCCAGCGGCAGTTTCACCAGATCGGTCTGGAGTTTCTCGGCCATGGCGATCCGCGCAGCGACGTGGAGGCCATCGCCATCGCCTGGGATCTGCTGATGGATCTGGGGGTGGGCGGCCTGTCGCTGGAGCTCAACTCCCTGGGCAGTGCCGACGACCGCCGGTGCTACCGGGCCGAGCTGGTGGGCTGGCTGGAGGCCCATCGGGAGCGTCTGGATCCCGATTCGCAGCAGCGGATCAGCACCAACCCCCTGCGGGTGCTGGATTCCAAGAACCCCGAGACCCAGGCCCTGCTGGCCGGAGCCCCCACCCTGGCCGACGCCCTCAGCGGCGAGAGCCATGAACGCTTTCTGCGGGTGCGGCAGGGCCTCGAGGCGCTCGCCATCCCGTTCGAGCTCAACCCGCGCCTGGTGCGGGGCCTGGATTACTACGGCCACACTGCCTTTGAGATCACCAGCAGCCAGCTGGGGGCCCAGGCCACCGTCTGCGGCGGCGGCCGCTACGACGGGCTGGTGGAGCAGCTGGGCGGCCCCCCCACGCCGGCCGTGGGCTGGGCCCTGGGCATGGAGCGGCTGGTGCTGCTGCTCAGCCAGGCGGAGCAGGGCGAGGGCGCCGGACAGCGGCCCGCCGCGGCGCCCGACCTCTACGTGGTGAGCCGGGGGGTGGCGGGCGAGGCCTATGCCATGCGGCTGGCTCGCCACTGTCGCCATCGGCCCGGGGAGCCGCTGGCTGTGCAGGTGGATCTCTCGGGAGCCGGCTTTGACAAACAGCTGAAGCGGGCCCGCCGCAGTGGGGCCCGCTGGGCGCTGCTGCTGGGGGATGAGGAGGCTGCCAATGGCAGCGTGCGGCTGATGCCCCTGGCGGCCCGGCCAGGCGATGGGGGGACAGGACAGACGGATCGCCACATGAGCGAGACGGAGTTCCTGGCGCTCAGCCTCGATCAGCTCAACGGCTGA
- a CDS encoding rubredoxin translates to MSTEPPTELPTEAPIEAPSEAPEAVVDDPASHRFECRSCGFVYDPGEGVKKLAIPAGTSFLDLDPVGFRCPVCRSRVGAFKDIGPRNKPSGFEENLNFGLGVNRLTPGQKNVLIFGGFALAFAFFLSLYSLR, encoded by the coding sequence ATGAGCACGGAACCGCCGACGGAACTGCCCACCGAGGCCCCGATCGAGGCGCCCAGCGAGGCGCCGGAAGCCGTCGTCGACGACCCCGCCAGCCACCGCTTCGAATGCCGCAGCTGCGGCTTCGTCTACGACCCCGGCGAAGGGGTCAAGAAGCTGGCCATTCCCGCCGGCACCTCCTTCCTCGACCTCGACCCCGTGGGCTTCCGCTGCCCCGTCTGCCGCAGCCGGGTGGGCGCCTTCAAGGACATCGGCCCCCGCAACAAGCCCAGCGGCTTCGAGGAGAACCTCAACTTCGGCCTGGGGGTGAACCGCCTCACCCCCGGCCAGAAGAACGTGCTGATCTTCGGCGGTTTCGCCCTGGCGTTCGCCTTCTTCCTCTCCCTTTACTCCCTGCGTTGA
- the nuoB gene encoding NADH-quinone oxidoreductase subunit NuoB, producing MTLTSPAGSLSVDALRDLREASCGPVGAPGVTADLSENIILTSLDDLHNWARLSSLWPLLYGTACCFIEFAALIGSRFDFDRFGLVPRSSPRQADLLIVAGTVTMKMGPALVRLYEQMPEPKYVIAMGACTITGGMFSADSTTAVRGVDKLIPVDLYLPGCPPRPEAIFDAVIKLRKKVGNETFAERGNLRPTHRYCTIPHQMKRMEPIVTGAYLRAETQQAALAAAAGLPMAATVPATTTAPSTDA from the coding sequence ATGACCCTCACCTCCCCTGCAGGATCCCTCTCGGTCGATGCGCTGCGCGATCTGCGTGAAGCCAGTTGCGGCCCCGTGGGCGCCCCCGGTGTCACCGCCGACCTGTCCGAGAACATCATCCTCACCAGCCTTGACGACCTGCACAACTGGGCCCGGCTCAGCAGCCTCTGGCCGCTGCTCTACGGCACGGCCTGCTGTTTCATCGAGTTCGCGGCCCTGATCGGTTCCCGCTTCGACTTCGACCGTTTCGGCCTGGTGCCACGCTCCAGCCCGCGCCAGGCGGATCTGCTGATCGTGGCCGGCACCGTCACGATGAAGATGGGGCCAGCGCTGGTCCGGCTCTACGAGCAGATGCCGGAGCCGAAGTACGTGATCGCCATGGGCGCCTGCACGATCACCGGCGGCATGTTCTCCGCCGACTCGACCACGGCGGTGCGCGGTGTCGACAAGCTGATCCCCGTTGATCTCTACCTGCCGGGTTGCCCACCACGGCCGGAAGCGATCTTTGATGCGGTGATCAAGCTGCGCAAGAAGGTGGGTAACGAAACCTTCGCCGAACGCGGCAACCTGCGCCCCACCCACCGCTACTGCACCATCCCCCACCAGATGAAGCGGATGGAGCCGATCGTCACCGGTGCCTACCTGCGGGCCGAAACCCAGCAGGCTGCCCTCGCCGCCGCTGCCGGCCTGCCGATGGCTGCCACCGTTCCTGCCACCACCACCGCCCCTAGCACCGATGCCTGA
- a CDS encoding NAD(P)H-quinone oxidoreductase subunit J, with the protein MPEESSITTPATGPVGTWLGGQGFDAAPLGPDHDGVEMLGVEPAALPLVATALKAAGFDYLQCQGGYDEGPGGRLVSFYHLVKMAAMLDQLEALAVGTGPLPADVRPEEVRLKVFLPRDGALTIPSLYGLFRGADWQERETFDMFGITYEGHPHPKRLLMPEDWKGYPLRKDYVQPDFYEMQDAY; encoded by the coding sequence ATGCCTGAGGAGTCCTCGATCACGACCCCTGCCACCGGTCCGGTGGGCACCTGGTTGGGCGGCCAGGGTTTCGATGCTGCGCCGCTGGGCCCCGACCATGACGGTGTCGAGATGCTGGGAGTGGAACCCGCCGCTTTGCCCCTGGTGGCCACGGCCCTGAAGGCCGCCGGATTCGATTATCTGCAGTGCCAGGGCGGCTATGACGAGGGACCGGGTGGGCGGCTGGTGAGCTTCTACCACCTGGTGAAGATGGCCGCGATGCTGGATCAGCTGGAGGCTCTGGCCGTTGGCACCGGTCCCCTGCCGGCCGACGTTCGGCCAGAGGAAGTGCGCCTGAAGGTGTTCCTTCCCCGTGACGGCGCGCTCACGATCCCCAGCCTCTATGGCCTGTTCCGCGGTGCCGATTGGCAGGAGCGCGAAACCTTCGACATGTTCGGCATCACTTACGAGGGCCATCCCCATCCCAAGCGTCTGCTGATGCCGGAGGACTGGAAGGGTTACCCGCTGCGTAAGGATTATGTGCAGCCTGATTTTTATGAGATGCAGGATGCGTATTGA
- a CDS encoding photosystem II reaction center protein J, producing the protein MSGKKSSLPDGRIPDRLPDGRPAVAWKSRWTEGVLPLWMVATAGGMAVIFVVGLFFYGSYVGVGSA; encoded by the coding sequence ATGAGCGGCAAGAAATCCTCACTTCCTGACGGCCGTATTCCCGACCGCCTTCCCGATGGCCGCCCGGCCGTGGCCTGGAAGAGCCGTTGGACCGAAGGGGTTCTGCCCCTCTGGATGGTCGCCACCGCCGGCGGCATGGCCGTCATCTTCGTGGTCGGCCTGTTCTTCTACGGCTCCTACGTGGGCGTCGGTTCGGCCTGA
- the ndhC gene encoding photosynthetic/respiratory NAD(P)H-quinone oxidoreductase subunit C — translation MFVLSGYDAFLGFLLISAAVPVLALVANKLLAPKSRQGERQLTYESGMEPIGGAWIQFNIRYYMFALVFVIFDVETVFLYPWAVAFHRLGLLAFIEALIFISILVLALAYAWRKGALEWS, via the coding sequence ATGTTCGTGCTCTCCGGCTACGACGCCTTTCTGGGCTTCCTGCTGATTTCGGCGGCAGTCCCGGTGCTGGCGCTGGTGGCCAACAAGCTGCTGGCCCCCAAGAGCCGCCAGGGGGAGCGCCAGCTCACCTATGAATCGGGGATGGAGCCGATCGGCGGCGCCTGGATTCAGTTCAATATCCGCTACTACATGTTTGCGCTGGTCTTCGTCATCTTCGATGTCGAGACGGTGTTCCTTTACCCCTGGGCGGTGGCCTTCCACCGGCTGGGTCTGCTGGCCTTCATCGAGGCCCTGATCTTCATCTCCATCCTGGTGCTGGCCCTGGCGTACGCCTGGCGCAAGGGCGCCCTCGAGTGGAGCTGA
- the psbF gene encoding cytochrome b559 subunit beta has protein sequence MTQSTAPTTPRNYPIFTVRWLSVHALGIPTVFFLGALAAMQFVRR, from the coding sequence ATGACCCAGTCCACCGCCCCCACCACGCCGCGCAACTATCCGATCTTCACGGTGCGTTGGCTGTCCGTCCACGCCCTCGGCATCCCCACGGTTTTCTTCCTGGGTGCCCTGGCCGCCATGCAGTTCGTCCGTCGCTGA
- a CDS encoding glycosyltransferase — translation MSANIRTSGKFFFRGEEKIYLKGVSYGPFQVASHGRQFPEKEQVVRDFSLMRELGVNCLRTYTSPPAWLLELAEEWDLLVMAGIPWAEHVTFLDSKAVQKEIHVAVTAVVEECKGYNSLFCYMVGNEIPADIIRWHGAEKVQKYLRELTEMIRGRDPGALVSYANFPSTEYLELDFVDFHCYNVYLHRQEVFQKYLGRLQNLAGNKPLVLSEFGADSIREGEDGQSEILDQKLKTSFEMGAAGTIVFAWTDEWFTGGHAITDWAFGVVSAERQPKQAFDVVKRYYQQPLPPLPAECPKVSVVVCAYNADRTIDTCLAALETVNYPNYEVIVVNDGSNDGTLDICRKYPYIRLICQENKGLSVARNVGLEAATGEIVAYTDADCDVDPDWITYLVHGFRITGEVAVGGPNLPPPENSLVPSAVAVSPGGPTHVLIDDLEAEHIAGCNMAFKADVLRELGGFDAQYRAAGDDVDICWRLQDAGHSIGFSPAAQVWHFRRNTVKDYFNQQRGYGKAEAMVYYKHPERFNLLGQARWLGRIYGDLSTSLLPGKPFIYSGVFGMAPFQSLYQQPASLWAYLPQTLEWNVFGLVMLLLAPLASVGLLLGAIPLLITVVSSLISAWRAPVDPRFTGLRSRLLISYLILGGPLVRSIERYKWRRKLLGAKGATKRPLEKPLKSKFPLQRTYGLNFWSDQGIERDIFLQDVIHQLQERKYFVNIQNGWERWDIRVQQGLWAWCYVYSATEIHGGYERLHRLKLKLKLSGLAKTILGMWAALFSIVLLCKSLMAVLVMLIPGTVLIWTCRSQMKRMARSMADVVTIAGQKFTLVPTTNR, via the coding sequence ATGAGCGCCAACATTCGCACGTCCGGAAAGTTCTTTTTCAGAGGGGAAGAGAAGATTTACCTTAAAGGAGTCAGTTACGGCCCCTTTCAAGTGGCGTCCCACGGTCGCCAGTTTCCTGAGAAGGAGCAGGTTGTTCGAGATTTCTCCCTGATGCGGGAACTCGGTGTCAACTGCCTCCGCACCTACACCTCTCCCCCGGCCTGGCTGTTAGAGCTGGCCGAGGAGTGGGATCTGTTGGTGATGGCTGGGATTCCCTGGGCAGAGCATGTCACGTTCCTTGATTCGAAGGCCGTGCAGAAGGAAATCCACGTGGCTGTCACGGCCGTCGTGGAGGAATGCAAGGGATACAACTCGTTGTTCTGTTACATGGTTGGCAACGAGATTCCTGCCGACATCATCCGCTGGCATGGGGCCGAGAAGGTGCAGAAATATCTGCGGGAGCTCACCGAAATGATCCGGGGCAGGGATCCTGGAGCTTTGGTGAGCTATGCCAATTTCCCCTCCACTGAATATCTCGAGCTCGACTTCGTCGACTTCCACTGCTACAACGTGTACCTGCACCGTCAGGAGGTCTTCCAGAAATACCTGGGCCGACTTCAGAATCTGGCCGGCAACAAGCCTCTGGTGCTCAGCGAATTCGGGGCGGACTCCATTCGGGAAGGGGAGGATGGGCAGAGCGAGATTCTCGATCAGAAGCTGAAAACCAGCTTTGAAATGGGTGCGGCCGGCACGATCGTGTTCGCCTGGACCGACGAATGGTTCACCGGTGGCCATGCCATCACCGACTGGGCCTTTGGGGTGGTCAGTGCCGAGCGCCAGCCGAAGCAGGCCTTTGACGTGGTGAAGCGCTACTACCAGCAGCCCCTACCGCCGCTGCCAGCGGAATGTCCGAAGGTGTCGGTGGTGGTCTGCGCCTACAACGCCGACCGCACGATCGATACCTGCCTGGCAGCGCTGGAAACCGTTAACTACCCGAACTACGAGGTGATCGTGGTGAACGACGGTTCCAACGACGGCACCCTGGACATCTGCCGGAAGTACCCCTATATCCGCCTGATCTGCCAGGAGAACAAAGGCCTGAGCGTGGCACGCAACGTGGGCCTGGAAGCGGCCACAGGCGAAATCGTGGCCTACACGGATGCCGACTGCGATGTGGACCCCGACTGGATCACCTATCTGGTGCATGGGTTCCGGATCACCGGCGAAGTGGCCGTCGGCGGCCCCAACCTGCCCCCACCTGAAAACTCCCTCGTGCCCTCCGCCGTGGCCGTGTCCCCCGGAGGGCCCACCCATGTTTTGATCGACGACCTGGAAGCCGAGCACATCGCAGGCTGCAACATGGCCTTCAAGGCGGATGTGCTGCGGGAGCTGGGGGGGTTTGATGCCCAGTACCGGGCCGCGGGCGACGATGTGGACATCTGCTGGCGCCTGCAGGACGCCGGCCATTCCATCGGCTTCAGTCCCGCAGCCCAGGTGTGGCACTTCCGCCGCAACACCGTGAAGGACTACTTCAACCAGCAACGGGGCTATGGCAAGGCCGAAGCGATGGTGTACTACAAGCACCCGGAGCGATTCAACCTGCTGGGCCAGGCCCGCTGGCTGGGCAGGATCTACGGCGATCTGAGCACGTCGCTGCTGCCGGGGAAACCCTTCATCTACTCGGGCGTGTTCGGCATGGCCCCGTTCCAGAGCCTTTACCAGCAACCCGCCAGCCTGTGGGCCTACTTACCCCAGACCCTGGAATGGAACGTCTTCGGTCTGGTGATGCTGTTGCTGGCCCCCCTGGCCAGCGTTGGGCTGCTGCTGGGAGCCATCCCCCTGTTGATCACGGTGGTCAGCAGCCTGATTTCGGCCTGGCGAGCCCCGGTGGATCCCCGCTTCACGGGGCTGCGCAGCCGGCTGCTGATCAGCTACCTGATTCTGGGCGGCCCGCTGGTGCGGAGCATCGAGCGGTACAAGTGGAGAAGGAAGCTGCTCGGCGCCAAGGGTGCAACGAAGCGACCACTGGAAAAACCACTGAAGAGTAAATTCCCTCTTCAAAGAACCTACGGCCTGAATTTCTGGTCGGATCAAGGAATCGAAAGAGACATCTTCCTGCAGGACGTGATTCATCAGCTACAGGAGAGAAAGTACTTCGTGAACATCCAGAATGGATGGGAGCGCTGGGATATCCGCGTCCAGCAGGGCCTTTGGGCCTGGTGCTATGTGTACTCAGCAACCGAAATCCATGGTGGCTACGAACGGCTGCATCGGCTCAAGCTCAAACTGAAGTTATCTGGCCTTGCCAAGACAATTCTGGGAATGTGGGCCGCCCTGTTCTCGATTGTGCTGCTTTGCAAGAGCCTGATGGCCGTGCTGGTGATGCTCATCCCAGGAACAGTCCTCATTTGGACTTGTCGATCCCAGATGAAACGCATGGCAAGATCAATGGCTGATGTGGTGACGATTGCAGGCCAGAAGTTTACGCTGGTGCCCACGACGAACAGGTGA
- a CDS encoding acyltransferase codes for MKATTRSTYMPQLDGIRAVAVLGVIAHHLSQAVPGSPNLDYVATAGVHIFFVLSGFLITSILLKLKNKVADGSEKLPRGLRQFFIRRALRIYPLYFAVVLAAILMNLGGARGLTPWLATYTLNFKMGAQDWYEPHFAHFWTLAVEHQFYLVWPLLILALPLRVTWIAPLAAIIISLSAKAFYIHSGYTSMTALGTYISTQSNLDLLALGSALSFVYPVLKAKISKADTRTIRFFAYMPLAYVLAAFIIRQTGVAPKWVDIIFGNVSFGLGYVGIVAVAGLSLPNAMGLILEISPFQYLGRISYGAYVFHPFLIDSILPHLKSGQISPSQLILATSIGTLLIAGASYHFIEMPCMSLKSRFKASANT; via the coding sequence ATGAAAGCCACCACGAGATCAACCTACATGCCGCAACTGGATGGCATACGCGCTGTAGCCGTACTGGGGGTGATTGCTCATCACTTAAGCCAAGCTGTGCCGGGTTCGCCAAACCTTGACTATGTGGCGACAGCAGGTGTTCATATCTTCTTTGTGCTGAGCGGATTCCTAATCACATCAATCCTATTGAAGCTAAAGAACAAGGTGGCAGATGGAAGCGAAAAGCTCCCGAGAGGCTTAAGACAATTCTTTATCCGCCGCGCCCTTCGAATTTACCCTCTTTACTTCGCCGTCGTACTTGCTGCAATCTTGATGAATCTTGGCGGCGCACGTGGATTGACACCATGGCTAGCCACCTACACACTAAATTTCAAGATGGGGGCACAAGACTGGTATGAACCACACTTTGCCCATTTTTGGACGTTAGCCGTTGAGCATCAGTTTTATTTGGTCTGGCCATTATTGATTTTAGCCTTGCCATTGCGAGTCACATGGATCGCGCCATTAGCAGCCATAATCATTTCCCTATCGGCCAAGGCCTTTTACATCCATTCAGGATATACGTCCATGACTGCGTTAGGCACATATATATCAACACAATCAAATCTTGACCTTCTAGCCCTTGGCTCGGCACTCTCCTTTGTTTATCCTGTACTGAAAGCCAAAATATCCAAAGCTGACACAAGAACCATAAGATTTTTTGCTTACATGCCCTTAGCATACGTTTTAGCTGCTTTCATAATCCGACAGACTGGGGTTGCCCCCAAATGGGTAGATATTATTTTCGGAAATGTTTCTTTTGGACTAGGCTACGTAGGAATTGTGGCAGTAGCAGGCCTGTCCTTGCCCAATGCCATGGGGTTGATTCTTGAGATATCCCCTTTCCAATACCTAGGTCGAATAAGCTACGGAGCCTATGTATTTCATCCATTTCTCATAGATAGCATACTGCCACATCTCAAGTCTGGCCAGATCAGTCCTAGTCAGCTCATTCTTGCAACATCCATAGGCACACTGTTAATCGCAGGCGCTTCCTATCATTTTATAGAAATGCCATGCATGTCGCTAAAGTCAAGATTCAAAGCATCCGCCAATACTTGA